A window from Symphalangus syndactylus isolate Jambi chromosome 22, NHGRI_mSymSyn1-v2.1_pri, whole genome shotgun sequence encodes these proteins:
- the NCMAP gene encoding noncompact myelin-associated protein: protein MTTATPLGDTTFFSLNMTTRGEDFLYKSSGAIVAAVVVFVIIIFTVVLILLKMYNRKMRTRRELEPKGPKPTAPSAVGPNSNGSQHPATVTFSPADVHVETR from the exons ATGACCACAGCCACCCCTCTGGGGGATACCACCTTCTTCTCACTGAACATGACCACCAGGGGAGAAGACTTTCTGTATAAGA GTTCTGGAGCCATTGTTGCTGCCGTTGTGGTGTTTGTCATCATCATCTTCACCGTGGTTCTGATCCTGCTGAAGATGTACAACAG GAAAATGAGGACGAGGCGGGAACTGGAGCCCAAGGGCCCCAAGCCAACCGCCCCTTCTGCCGTGGGCCCAAACAGCAACGGCAGCCAACACCCTGCAACTGTGACCTTCAGTCCTGCTGACGTCCACGTGGAGACGCGATGA